The window GCAGCGGCGCTCGAATGCTACCGTATTTATGAAATGAAGCACTCAGCGGTGCAGGAGAAAGATCGGGCGGAGGACGTCGTAGGCGAAATAGCCGGCCATCGCCGATGCGGGAATCGTGAGTATCCATGCCCAGACGATCCGTGCGCCCACGATCCAGTTCACTTTCCTGCGTCCGTGGGTAAGGCCGACGCCGAGGATCGCCGAGGTGATGACATGCGTCGTGCTGATGGGGATCCCCATTGCGGTGGCGGTGAGGATGACCCCCGCGGAAGAAGTTTCCGCGCAGAAGCCGTGGACGGGATCCAGCTTTACGAAATCGGTCCCGACCGTCTTGATGATCCGCCATCCGCCCATCGCCGTGCCGGCCGCCATCGATGCGGCGCAGCCGAGGATGACCCAGGCGGGAATATGGAACGTATCGAGGGCGCCGTAAGATACCAGTGCGAGGGTGATGACCCCCATGGACTTCTGCGCATCGTTGGAACCGTGGGAAAACGCCATGAAGGCGGCGGAAATGATCTGGAGCTTACGGAAGTTGCGATTCAGGGGGGAGGGGTGGTATCCCCGGAAGATCCAGAATATCGCGAGCATGATGAGAAATGCCGCCAGCGTGCCGGCCAGCGGGGATACTACGATGGCGGCGAGGATCTTCGTCAGCCCATCCCATTTCAGCACTCCGAATCCGCGGTCTGCTACCACCGCCCCGACGAGCCCGCCGATGATCGCGTGGGAGGATGATGACGGTATGCCGTAATGCCAGGTGAGGAGGTCCCAGAAGATCGCTCCTGCCAGGGCAGAGAGGACGACCACCTGCGTTACGTTCGAAGGGTCCACGATCCCCTTGCCGATTGTCGCCGCAACATGAGTGGAAACGAGCGCCCCGACGAAATTGAGGCCCGCCGCCATGAGGATGGCGTTCCGGATGGACAGGGCGCGGGTCGATATGCAGGTGGCGATGGCGTTGGCGGTATCGTGGAACCCGTTGATGAAATCGAACGCCAGAGCCGAGATGATCACCAGGACAAGGAGCGCAAACGAGCTCTCAGGCATTCTTGAGAGCCACCCCTTCCAGGACATTGGCCGCATCCTCGCAGCGGTCGGTCGCCGTTTCCAGCGTTTCGTAGATCTCCTTCCACTTGAGGATCGTGATGGGGTCCTTCTCCCGGTCGAACAGGTAAGCGATGGCGTCGCGGCAGACGCGGTCGGCCTCGTTCTCCAGCGAGTTGACCTCCACGCAGTGTTCGTACACCCCGTCCATCTTCTTCGACATGCGGGCTATCCCGCGGTTCAGCTCCCTGACGGACTTGAGTATCAGGAACCCCAGCTCCTTGGCTTGAGGTGTAGGCTCGACTACCTTGTAAAGAACGATTCGAGTGGCGGCCGCGTGGATGAGGTCGATCACGTCGTCGAGCGACGATGCGAGCGCCAGGATGTCCTCACGGTCGATCGGGGTGATGAAAGTGGTGTTCAGCTTCTTCACGATGTCGTGCGTGATCGTGTCGCCCTTGTGCTCTACTTCCTCTATCTGCCGGGCCTTTTCCCTGACGTCCTCGAAATGGTCGAGGAGGTCCTTGAGGATTTCCGCGCCCTCCATGATGTTATGCGACGCCTTCTCGAACAGAACGAAGAATTCCTGGTCAGCCGGGAGTATGCGGAACATGCAGCGGCTCCTTGTTTACTTGGGGGGATATCGGAAAAATAACGCCTTGCCGGCCTATCGACAGATCGGTCCCGCCGCCGCCCAGGGGCCTCCGTTCGACATCTCCGCGAGCTTCCTTTCCGCCGATGACACAAGTTCATCGAGGATCTCCCGAACGGGTTGTACCTTCTTCACGAAAGCGACGCTCTGCCCCGCCATCAGCGACCCGTGCTCGACGTCGCCGTCAACGACGGCGCGCCGAAGTGCGCCCATCCAGAACTCCTCGAGACGGAGCTGCGCCTCCTCGCGCGGAAGCTCGCCGGACTTGACCTTGTTCAACAGGTCGAGCTGCAGGCGGTTGAAGTCTTTCGTCCCTTCGTTCACGATCGCACGCACGGGGATCGTCGGAAGCGAGGGATCGAACTGCGAGGTGGGCATGGCGTCCCGGGCCTGCGCGCGGATGAACGCTTCCTTGAAACGGGGGTGGGCTACGCACTCCTCCGCCGCGACGAACCGAGTTCCCAGCTGCGCTCCGGACGCCCCGAGCGCCAGGTACTGGGCGATCATCTCGCCGGTGCCGATCCCGCCGGCCACGAAAATGGGGACCTCGGTTATGCTGAGGAGAAATTCCTGCGCCAGGACGGACGTGGCGACGGGGCCGATGTGTCCGCCGGCTTCGTTTCCTTCGATGACCAGGGCGTCCGCGCCCTGCTTGATCAGGCGCCGCGCGAGCGACAGCACCGGCGCGAAGCAGATGACCTTGGCTCCGGAAGCCTTTGCCTGCTCGATATCCTTCCCCGAAGGGATGCTGCCCGCGAAAAAGATGAACGGCGCCTTTTCCCGGACCGCCACGTCGATGTGGTCCCGGAAAGACGGGGCTACCGTTATCAGGTTCACCCCGAATGGATATATAGTCTTCCGCCGGGTTTCCGCTATCTCATTCGCAAGCAGGTCGGGCGGCATGTTCCCCGCGGCGAGGACGCCGAATCCCCCCCCGTTCGAAATGGCGGCGACGAGGTTCGATTCGGAAACCCAGGTCATGGCGCCGCACAGGATGGCGTAACGGGTGCCGAGAAAATCGGTCCCGCGCTTCCATGCAGCGTCAAGGTGTTTCAATTCCATCGATGGCTCTCCTGAAAACGATCCGTAAAACTATATCATATGCCGCCCCGAACCGCCCCGTAAATGGAACGACCGGGAATCCCGCAGGGATTTGATATATTACCGCTATGGTTCTGCAGAGCGAGCTGTACGACATCACCATCGTCGGTGCGGGCCCCGTGGGTCTTTATGCCACCTATTACGCGGGTCTGCGGGACTGCAGGACCAAACTCATCGAGATGTACCCCCAGGCAGGCGGGCGTCTTGTCTCCATGTACCCGGAAAAAGTGGTGTTCGACGTGGCGGGGCATCCGAAGATCGTCGCCGCTGAACTGATCCGCCTGCTCACGGAACAGGCGATGCAATACCATCCGGCGGTGGTCATGAACGAGCGCGTCAACGGGCTGCGCGTGCTTGGGGAACGGGTCATCGAGCTGACGACGAACGCGGGGAAGCATTACACGCAGACGGCCATCATCGCAGTCGGTTCCGGCGCCTTCGTCCCCCGAAAACTCGACATACCGAACCTGATCGACATGGAAGGAAACGGCATCTACTACTGGCTGAAGTCGTTCGAAGGGCTCCGTGGAAAGAAGGTCCTCATCGTAGGCGGAGGAAACAGCGCGGTGGACTGGGCCCTCTCGCTGGAGGGAATCGCCGCTGAAGTCACCCTCGCTCACCGGACTTACAAGTTCCAGGCGCACGAGGCGATGGTCGACAAGCTCCTGGCTTCCAGCGTACGGGTGAAATTTCCCTATTTCGCGCTGAAGGCGGTACTGGGGGAGGACCGCGTGACCGGTGCGGTGATCTGGAACGAACGGAGCGGCAAGGAAGAGGAGATCGAAGTCGACGCCATCGTGCTGTCGATCGGGATGCTCACGAACCTGGAGCCGTTCCGGGAATGGGGTCTGAACATCGTCGGAAGCGGGATCGCCGTCGCGCCCGACATGTCCACCAACATGCCCGGCGTATACGCGGCGGGCGATATCGCCACCTACCCGGGGAAGATCCTGCTGATCACCGCCGGTTCCGGGGAAGCCGCCACCGCCGTCAATTCGGCCAAGGAATACATCGTGGCGGGGGATCTCGGCCGATAGCCGAACGGGCGCTATCTCACCCCGGGCTTTTCGATCTCGAGGAGACGGTCCAGCGCCGCCCGCAGGGCCTTCTCCGTGCCCTTCGCCAGTTCCCCGGAGTCCGTGAACAAGGAAGCGTAATCGAACCCGAGCGATTCTTTCGCGCCTGGGATCTTCGCAAGCTCCGACAGCGCCCTCTTCGCCGCCTGTCCCTCTTTTCTCCTTGCGGCGGCCGCCGCCTCGCCGAACAGCGCGCCGGGGTCCCCCGAAACCTGGGAGGAAAGGAGCCGGAAGCAGTCCGCCGCCTGGTTGTCCATGCCCAGGTACAGGTAGCCGAATCCCAGCATCCGCCGTTCGTAAGCCTCCTGGAAGTCCCGCTTCCCGAGTTCCCTGATCGCCGCCTCCCGGCGGCCGTTTGACTTCGCGAGATCGAGAACGATGGCTTTCAACAGGTAGGGGCGGAAGTAATCCGGGTCGCGCCGTATCGCCTCGTCGAGCCTTTCCAGCGCCGCTTCCGGAATCCCCTTCAGGTCGCCTGACGACGAACGCGCGGACAGGAAAAGCCGTTTGCCGAGGTTATAGTACTGGAGCGCGTAGTTCTTCGGCTTGCGGTCGAGCAGGTACTGCGCCTTTTCCGCTCGCTTCTCCTTTACGATGCCCAGGAAGGCGTCTATCCGGTCCGGGATGTCGTCGCGGGCGGCCGACGGGAAACCGGGATAGGCGTCGATGATCTTGAGCGCGTTGTCCAGGACGATCGTAGTGGGGACGCTGATAACGCCGATTTCGTTGTACACTTTCAGGCCGGCGTCCAGCACCACCGGGAACGAAAGTCCCAACTTCGCAACCGCCGATTTGACCTCGGCCATGTGTTCGGCCTTCATCTCCTGATGGTCCGCGTTGACCGCCAGGAACTTCACTCCCATCTTCTCGTAACGCCGAAGCTCCTTTTCCGCGAAGAGAAGGACATCGGGAGAGCGGGAGCTCCACGTCGCCCAGTAGATGACGACAAGCCCTTTCTCGCCCGCGAAGGACGAGAGCTTGCCTCCGCCTGCGGACACGCCGACGAATTCGTAATCGGGAACCCTGCTCCCTTTATCCATCCCGCGGAGAGCGAACGACGACGCCGACAGCGGAAATGAAAAGGCCCACAGGCAAAGAATCCCCGCGGCCGCGATTTTCCTGCAACCGTTCATCTCCCCCCCCTGCGTCTCAATACTCTATTTCAAGAATTCAACTTCGTATACATATAACCGCCCATGAATGAACGTTAGCCTCAGGGGAGGACCGGGCGAGCCGCTCCTGCGCATCCATGCGCGCGCGGCACGCTGCCCTCCATGGCAGCGAGCGAGGAGCGTAAAGCCGCAGAACGGACATGGAGCGAGAACCAACTGGTGGCATACATGCGGTGGTTCGAGCTCCGAGGCATGCGCCGAGCGGATAGCGAGGAAAAGGCGCCAGGGACGGCGCCGACAGCTTGCCGAGGCGGACCGCTTCGGACCGGACAGGAGGTCCGGGCAGAAGCGGGCCCGGGCAAGGCGTCCCCCGCGAGGGGTACCCCGCGAGGCGTGCCGAGCACGGTCAGCGTATGGGAAACGTAGCGCAAACCTGGCATCCGGATGTATACGGAGCCGAATTCATTAAAGTGAGTGTTTCGCGCGCCAGGCGGAGCGGAGCGCCTCCGCCCTGTTCGAAAATACCCCGTCCGCCCCCGCTTCAACCAGCGCGAAAAACGTTTCCGGATCGTCCACGGTGTAGGGTACCAGCGGCAGCCCCGCCTCCTTCACCTTGCGGATACGGAGAACCGTGAGTCTGCGGTAATCGGGGTGGATCGATGACAGGGAATATCGCAGGCAGAAGGAAATGTCGGACGCCGAAGGCCGTCCCGTCACCAGTCCGCACGGGAGATCCGGGCGAATTTCCCGCGCCGCAAGGCATTCCTCCCGAATGCCGGAAGACAGGACCACGGCGCCGCGGTATCCGGTCTCCGAAAGCGTCCGGCAAACCGCATTCACGCCTCCGGAGGTCTTTATATGGATATTGAGCGGGACCGCTCGCCCGACCAGTTCCAGCACATCGGCCAGGAACGGAAGCGGCTCCCCGTTTTTCAGCAGGACCTTTCGCAGGATCGCCGAGGAACTCGATGCGACGGAAAGGTTCGCTTTCGCAGTCCGGCCCGTGCGGGCGTCATGGAGCACGACCGGGACGTCGTCGGCGGTAAGCCATACATCGAACTCGATCATGTCGGCGCCGTCGGCGACGGCCAGCGAAAACGCCGAATGGGAGTTTTCGAGGGCGCGATTCGACGCCCCGCGATGGGCAACGACGACCGGTCTTTTCCCTTCACACCTGAGAAACGGATTTTCCACAGGTTAAAGATACAGCAACAGCGGGAACAGTCCAAATGGTGAGGGCGGGACCCACTCAGAATCCCGCCCTCGTAGTCCGCTTACCGCTCAGCCGCCGTCAGGGGTAGAAGAACGGGTGATACCGGTAGGAGTAGTAATATGCATTGTACTGGGCTTCGAGGTTCAGCCTCAGTCTCGTCATGTCCTCCTGCCACCTCAAGCGGTCCGCTTCCTCCCGCCGCTGCTTCGCCGCGACCTGCTCGTTGATCTTTTCCTCTTCCAGCCGGGCAGCCGCCGCCACGTTGAGGAAGACGTCCTTCCTGTTCCGGATCGCGGTCTTCGCCTCATCGCTCGTATAATTCCAGAAGACTTCGTCCCCGACGCTGACCGCGTATGGCGGTACGTTCAACATGTCGACGTATAACTCATCCCCGTAGACGCTGTAAACCTTTCCGATCCCGATGAAATCACCCTGTATGGAATAGACGGAAATTTCGTCGCCCGCCCGGAAATACCCGCTTACCTCCTGCACCAGGTAGCGGCTTCCGTCATCCCCGGCATTCCGCTTGACGACCCCGGCGGCGCGGGAGTTGGAGGAGGGAAAAGTTCTCTGCGTGATCTCGAGTTTAGCCATCTGGAGGCAACCGTTTACTTCTTCCGCCACGGCGGAGCCGGCCATCGCCCCGATAAATACTCCGACGATCAACAGGGACAATACATTCCTCGACATGGCATCGTCCTCCCATTCGCATCCGTTACGCCGCGCGACGCCAAGTGCACCGCTGCGTCTTCGGTTATTGGAATCGTTATTAAGATGCGGAGTTACGCTCAGGAGGTTCCGCTTCCCGCATGGTAAAATCCCACCGTATGTTGCGCGTGATCCATAACCCGGTCGCCGGTCCGAGGGCCGCTGCAGGGATCGACCGGATCCGGGCGTTTCTCTCCGCCCGGGGAATCCCCTTCGAAATACTCAAAACCTCCGGTCCGGGTGATGCTACCGTATTGGCGAGGGAGGCGGCGCACGCCGGGGCGGAAACGGTTATCGCCGTCGGCGGGGACGGAACGGTAAACGAGGTCGCCAACGGACTGGCCGGGAGTTCCACGAGACTTGTGGTAGTACCCCACGGAACGGGTAACGTAATATCCCGTGAAGTCGGTCTCCCTGCCACGGTGGAGGGCTGCCTGGGACTCATCGAAAGCGGTAAGACGATCGAGGTCCCGCTTGCGCGCGCTGAAAACAGGTACTTCCTGCTCATGGCCTCGGCGGGATTCGACGCCGAGGTCGTGGCGAGAATGAGCCACCGCCAGAAGAACATCCTGGGAATGGGGGCTTATTACCTGGCGGGAATACGCCACCTGGTTCGCACGCAGCCCACGTTGTGGATGGAGTTTCCCGACAGGGAACGGATGGAAGCCCAGGCCTTGATCCTGTGCCGCGGGAAAACGTACGGCATCGCCACGATGGTCCCGGACGGAAACCTGGAAGGAAGGACATTGAAGGTCATCGCCCTGTGCAAGACCGGCAGATGGGCGATCCTGCGCTTCGCGATCCAGGCGCTTCGCGGGAAGCACCTCTCCTCACCCGGGGTACATACCCGGGAAACCCGGTCCGTGTTCGTGCGCTCCCGCATCCCCTCCGCCGCCCAGGTGGACGGGGACTACCTTTGCCCCCTACCTGTCCGGTTCGAGATGACCGACACGAAGCTCCGGCTCGTGGTGCCGCAGGAATATGGAGCCCGGACGGGCTGAGTCCCCCCTACCTCAACCGCTGTCACAACGCCGCCTCCCCCGATTGACGGTCTTCCCAATACAGCGGCGAGGAAATAAGAAAATCCGCCGTTCTATGGTTGCACGCGGTCGGAACGTCGTGCAGCACGGCGAGCCTCAGCAGCGCCTTCACGTCCACGTCGTGAGGATGGGGAGAAAGCGGATCCCAGAAAAAAACGAGAAGGTCCACCTTACCCTCCGCGATCATGGCGCCGACCTGCGCATCCCCCCCTTCCGGACCGTGGCGCAGAAGGTTGACGGGGAGTCCCACGCCTGCGATGATCTCCTCCCCCGTGGACCGGGTCGCGAACAGCTCCTTGGCGGCCAGCGCATCCCTGTTGAAACGGGCCCACTCGATGATGTCCCCTTTCTTCGCATCATGAGCTATGAGAACGATCCTGTTCATACGTCTTCCTCCGCGTTCTCTGTCGGGATAATGGCCGTCGTCTGGACGGCGGAAGGCTTTTCACTTCTAAATGAGATGATCCCTCGCGAAGAAAGAATCGCCCTGTGTCTTCTTCCCCTGCGCTTCCGGCTTCGGCAGTTTGGCCCGGATGCCGGCGGGCTCCCCCATTCCGTTTCGCCGCAAGATATAATGGGACCCGATCCACCGTTCCAGGGAGATGCCTTGGGCCGATCCATCCTTATAGTGGAAGACGAAAAGGAGATCAGGGACCTCCTCGCCCACTATCTTAAAAAGGAAGGTTTCACCCCCATCCTCGCCCGTGACGGAGAGGAGGGTTTCACTAAGGCCCGTTCCGAAAAACCGGATATGATCCTGCTCGACATTCTCCTTCCGAAAATGGACGGGCTGGAGCTCCTGAGAAAGTTCCGCGCCGATCAGGAGATCGCCCGGACCCCCGTGGCGATGCTCACCGCGAAAGGCGACGAGACGGACCGGATCGTCGGGCTGGAGCTGGGTGCGGACGACTACATCCCCAAACCTTTCAGCCCCCGCGAGGTCGTCGCCCGAATAAAGGCCATCTTCAGGCGCAGCATGAAGGCCCCCGAAGAAATCGAAGAGAAGGTTTACGACTACGGCGGATTGCGTATGGACGTCCCCCGGCACGAGGTGCGGCACGACGGCAAATCCGTCCCGCTGACCACCAAGGAATTCCGCATACTCCAGGCCCTCCTGTCCGCGCCGGCGGGCCGGGTCCTCACCCGGGAATCGATCCTCGAAAAAGTCTGGGGTGGAGGGACCTACGTGACCGACAGGACGGTCGACGTCCACATCGCGAAGCTTCGGCGGAAGATCCCGTTACTTTCGAAGGCGATCGAAACGGTCAAGGACGTCGGCTACAAGTTGCGGGAGAGGTGACCGCTTGCGGGCGCGGATCTCCATCGCGACGAAGTTCTTCCTGACCTATTTCGTGATCACCGGTGCCGCGCTGACATTCGCCGGGATGGCCGGCTATCTTCAGTTCCGCAAGTATGCGACGGAGGAAGTGGACGGGAACCTCCAGAGGCAGGCACGCATCGTTTCGGAGGTGTTCCGCCCCCTTTTGGATCGGCCGTCGCCGGAACGCGGAAACATCGCCGCGGAGGGCGACCGTGTCGGCAAGGACCTGGAGATCCGCCTCACGATCATCCTGCCGGACGGGACGGTCGTTGCGGATTCCACCGTGGGGGCATCACGGATCGCGGAGATGGAAAACCACGCGGACCGGCCTGAAGTCCTGGCGGCCCTCTCCGGCGGGACCGGCGTATCCTTGCGACGCAGCATGACGGTCAGGGAGGAGGAACGGTACCTGGCCATCCCGATACTTTCCGGAGGGCGGACGGTGGGGATCGCGCGGACGGCCATCCCGGTCACGCTGCTTTACAGGAGGCTCGAACGGATCCGCACGATCACCTGGGGAACCGGAGTCGCGGCATTCCTCCTGATGCTCGCCGGGACCGCGATCCGGGCGAAACATGTGGCAGGTCCACTGAAGGAGATGACCGCCGCCGCGCGTGAGCTGGCATCCGGAAATTTCGGGAAACGCATACGCGCGAATACCGGCGACGAACTGGAAACGCTGGCGGACGCGCTGAACACCACCTCATCCCGACTCGAGGAAACCATCTCCCGGCTTGAAGCTAAAAGGACCCGGCTTGCGACGATAATCGAAAGCCTCTCCGAGGGTGTGGTCGTGGTCGGCCACGACCGCACGGCGCGGATACTGAACCGCGAAGCCGCAAACATCCTGGGAACGGCCGTCCCGCCGCCGGAGGGACGCCCCGTCGCTGAAGCGATCCGCCACCCGGAGGTACTGGCGTTCATAGACGGGTGGATAATGGGAGAGAAACCGGCGCCGAGGGAAACCTTCATCCCCACGCGCACCGGCGATCGGGTTGTCCGCATGGCGGGAGTAACGGTGCCGTCCTCAGCGAACCAGGCTCCCGACCTGCTGCTCACGCTTCGGGACGTGACGGAAGAGAAGCGGCTGGCGCGCATGAAAAGCGACTTCGTCTCCAACGCCTCGCATGAGTTGAAGACACCTCTCACGAATATCCGCGGTTATCTGGAAGCGATCGACGACTCGTTAAAGGAAGGCGCTCCGGTCGATCCCTCCTTCCTGTCGATCGCCTGCTCGAACGCGCTCCGGATGGACCGGCTCATCGACGACCTGCTCGAGCTTTCAAAGGCCGAGTCCGGGCAATCCGCGCTGGAGTACGAAGAAGTCCCGCTTCCAGCATTTCTCGACCGTGCCGCAGCGCTTCACCGTCCGTCTGCGGAGCTTGCTGGCAAGACCCTGGAGATCAAGGCGGAAAACGCCGTCCTGCGTGCGGACCTCCGCAAGCTCACCCTGGCCGTTTCGAACCTGCTGGACAACGCGATCAAGTATGGCAAGGCAGGTGGGCGCATAACGCTTTCCGGCAGAGCCGAAGAGGGAGCCTGCCTCCTGGAGGTCGCCGACGACGGGCCGGGGATTTCTTCCGAGCACCTACCGAGAATCTTCGAGCGGTTCTACCGGGTGGACAAGGGCAGGTCCCGCGACCTGGGGGGGACCGGCCTGGGCCTCTCCATCGCGAAGCACATCGTCGAGTCCCACCAGGGAACGATCCGCGTCGAAAGCCGCCTCGGCGTCGGAACACGGTTCTTCATCCGTATCCCCGTGTAGATCGTTTTCAGCCGCCGCTTTCTTAACACGAACTTAACACCCTCCTCACGTCTCCTTGAACTACATTCCGTAGGATTCCTTCATGGCTATTAGTTCAGGCAAAAATATATGGAGGAAAGAGATGATGAGAATGCGTTACGGCTGGATGATCTGCTTGTTGTTCGCTGCATTGTCCTTCGCTGCGGCGGTTCCGATGGCGGCTGCGCAATCGCTTTCGATCACCGGGGCGGGGGCGACGTTCCCTTACCCGCTCTATTCGAAATGGTTCTACGAGTATTCCAATTCACACCCGGGATTGAAGTTCAATTACCAGTCGATCGGCTCCGGCGGCGGCGTCAGGCAAATCACCGCGGGGACCGTCGATTTCGGCGCCAGCGACGCGCCTTTGACCGAGGATGAACTTAAAAAACTTCCCGGCCCGATCTTCCACATCCCCACGGCGATCGGCGCGGTGGCGGTCGTTTACAACCTCAAGGGAGTGGCCGCGGGCCTCAAACTGACCCCTGATGTTTTCGTGGATATCTATTTAGGGAGGATCAAGCGCTGGAACGATCCGGGGATCGCATCCCTGAATCCCGGAATCCCGCTTCCGGCGGCGAACATTATTGTCGCGCACCGCTCGGACGGTTCGGGGACGACGGACATCTTCACCAATTACCTCTCGGCGGTCAGCTCCGAGTGGAGGGCGAAGATCGGCCGCGGAAAATCGGTCAATTGGCCGGTAGGAATCGGCGGTAAAGGAAACGAGGGAGTCGCGGGGGTGGTGAAGCAGACACCCGGCGCCATCGGGTACGTCGAACTGGCCTACGCCATGCAGAACAGGATGACGGCGGCCGCCCTTAAGAACAAGGATGGGAACTTCGTACTTCCGACGCTCGATTCCACCTCCGCTGCGGCGGCCGGGGCGTCGAAAACGATGCCCGCGGACTTCCGCCTGACGCTGGTGAACGCCCCGGGGAAGGACTCCTACGGCATCTGCGGGCTGACCTGGCTGCTGATCTACAAGGACCAGAGGGACGAGGCGAATGGGAAGGCGATAGTCGGGTTTCTAAAGTGGGCGATCCGCGACGGCCAGAAGATGAACGCGCCGCTCCTCTACGCCCCGATCCCCGCGCCGGTGGCGGAAAAGGTGGACAAGACCATCCGCCAGATCAATTACAGGGGGAAAAGCCTGTATTGATCACCCCCGGAAGGCACGTAATGGCAGATGATCGGGTACACCGCGAGGCGTGCGAGCCTCGTAACTTCACACAGACGAAGCGCCTTTCGGGGGCGTAATTACCGGGGAGATTGAATCGTGCGCGGAGCATCCGACAATCCGAAGGACCTCATCTTCGAGAAGACGACCGCCTTCTTCGCGTTCGGCGTGTTGTTTCTCGCCGTCCTTCTTTTGGCGCTGCTGGTGCGGGAGTCGCTTCCCGCGATCAAAAAATTCGGCGCATCGTTCCTGCTGACGAAAACGTGGGACCCTGTCGCGGAGGATTTCGGGGCCCTCACGTTCATATACGGAACTATCGTCTCATCCTTCATCGCGCTCCTTATCGCGGTCCCGCTTGCGGTCGGGTCCGCCATCTTCATCAACGAGTTCGCGCCGGATTGGCTCAAAACCCCCGTCGCGTTCCTCGCGGAGCTCCTCGCTGCCATACCGAGCGTGATCTACGGCCTTTGGGGAATCT is drawn from Deltaproteobacteria bacterium and contains these coding sequences:
- a CDS encoding response regulator transcription factor yields the protein MGPDPPFQGDALGRSILIVEDEKEIRDLLAHYLKKEGFTPILARDGEEGFTKARSEKPDMILLDILLPKMDGLELLRKFRADQEIARTPVAMLTAKGDETDRIVGLELGADDYIPKPFSPREVVARIKAIFRRSMKAPEEIEEKVYDYGGLRMDVPRHEVRHDGKSVPLTTKEFRILQALLSAPAGRVLTRESILEKVWGGGTYVTDRTVDVHIAKLRRKIPLLSKAIETVKDVGYKLRER
- a CDS encoding inorganic phosphate transporter translates to MPESSFALLVLVIISALAFDFINGFHDTANAIATCISTRALSIRNAILMAAGLNFVGALVSTHVAATIGKGIVDPSNVTQVVVLSALAGAIFWDLLTWHYGIPSSSSHAIIGGLVGAVVADRGFGVLKWDGLTKILAAIVVSPLAGTLAAFLIMLAIFWIFRGYHPSPLNRNFRKLQIISAAFMAFSHGSNDAQKSMGVITLALVSYGALDTFHIPAWVILGCAASMAAGTAMGGWRIIKTVGTDFVKLDPVHGFCAETSSAGVILTATAMGIPISTTHVITSAILGVGLTHGRRKVNWIVGARIVWAWILTIPASAMAGYFAYDVLRPIFLLHR
- a CDS encoding NAD(P)/FAD-dependent oxidoreductase, producing MVLQSELYDITIVGAGPVGLYATYYAGLRDCRTKLIEMYPQAGGRLVSMYPEKVVFDVAGHPKIVAAELIRLLTEQAMQYHPAVVMNERVNGLRVLGERVIELTTNAGKHYTQTAIIAVGSGAFVPRKLDIPNLIDMEGNGIYYWLKSFEGLRGKKVLIVGGGNSAVDWALSLEGIAAEVTLAHRTYKFQAHEAMVDKLLASSVRVKFPYFALKAVLGEDRVTGAVIWNERSGKEEEIEVDAIVLSIGMLTNLEPFREWGLNIVGSGIAVAPDMSTNMPGVYAAGDIATYPGKILLITAGSGEAATAVNSAKEYIVAGDLGR
- a CDS encoding redoxin family protein, with the protein product MNGCRKIAAAGILCLWAFSFPLSASSFALRGMDKGSRVPDYEFVGVSAGGGKLSSFAGEKGLVVIYWATWSSRSPDVLLFAEKELRRYEKMGVKFLAVNADHQEMKAEHMAEVKSAVAKLGLSFPVVLDAGLKVYNEIGVISVPTTIVLDNALKIIDAYPGFPSAARDDIPDRIDAFLGIVKEKRAEKAQYLLDRKPKNYALQYYNLGKRLFLSARSSSGDLKGIPEAALERLDEAIRRDPDYFRPYLLKAIVLDLAKSNGRREAAIRELGKRDFQEAYERRMLGFGYLYLGMDNQAADCFRLLSSQVSGDPGALFGEAAAAARRKEGQAAKRALSELAKIPGAKESLGFDYASLFTDSGELAKGTEKALRAALDRLLEIEKPGVR
- a CDS encoding DUF47 domain-containing protein, with the translated sequence MFRILPADQEFFVLFEKASHNIMEGAEILKDLLDHFEDVREKARQIEEVEHKGDTITHDIVKKLNTTFITPIDREDILALASSLDDVIDLIHAAATRIVLYKVVEPTPQAKELGFLILKSVRELNRGIARMSKKMDGVYEHCVEVNSLENEADRVCRDAIAYLFDREKDPITILKWKEIYETLETATDRCEDAANVLEGVALKNA
- a CDS encoding diacylglycerol kinase family lipid kinase; its protein translation is MVKSHRMLRVIHNPVAGPRAAAGIDRIRAFLSARGIPFEILKTSGPGDATVLAREAAHAGAETVIAVGGDGTVNEVANGLAGSSTRLVVVPHGTGNVISREVGLPATVEGCLGLIESGKTIEVPLARAENRYFLLMASAGFDAEVVARMSHRQKNILGMGAYYLAGIRHLVRTQPTLWMEFPDRERMEAQALILCRGKTYGIATMVPDGNLEGRTLKVIALCKTGRWAILRFAIQALRGKHLSSPGVHTRETRSVFVRSRIPSAAQVDGDYLCPLPVRFEMTDTKLRLVVPQEYGARTG
- a CDS encoding glycerophosphodiester phosphodiesterase yields the protein MENPFLRCEGKRPVVVAHRGASNRALENSHSAFSLAVADGADMIEFDVWLTADDVPVVLHDARTGRTAKANLSVASSSSAILRKVLLKNGEPLPFLADVLELVGRAVPLNIHIKTSGGVNAVCRTLSETGYRGAVVLSSGIREECLAAREIRPDLPCGLVTGRPSASDISFCLRYSLSSIHPDYRRLTVLRIRKVKEAGLPLVPYTVDDPETFFALVEAGADGVFSNRAEALRSAWRAKHSL
- a CDS encoding nitronate monooxygenase, which gives rise to MELKHLDAAWKRGTDFLGTRYAILCGAMTWVSESNLVAAISNGGGFGVLAAGNMPPDLLANEIAETRRKTIYPFGVNLITVAPSFRDHIDVAVREKAPFIFFAGSIPSGKDIEQAKASGAKVICFAPVLSLARRLIKQGADALVIEGNEAGGHIGPVATSVLAQEFLLSITEVPIFVAGGIGTGEMIAQYLALGASGAQLGTRFVAAEECVAHPRFKEAFIRAQARDAMPTSQFDPSLPTIPVRAIVNEGTKDFNRLQLDLLNKVKSGELPREEAQLRLEEFWMGALRRAVVDGDVEHGSLMAGQSVAFVKKVQPVREILDELVSSAERKLAEMSNGGPWAAAGPICR
- a CDS encoding methylglyoxal synthase, which translates into the protein MNRIVLIAHDAKKGDIIEWARFNRDALAAKELFATRSTGEEIIAGVGLPVNLLRHGPEGGDAQVGAMIAEGKVDLLVFFWDPLSPHPHDVDVKALLRLAVLHDVPTACNHRTADFLISSPLYWEDRQSGEAAL